Proteins encoded together in one Salmo trutta chromosome 3, fSalTru1.1, whole genome shotgun sequence window:
- the LOC115169260 gene encoding uncharacterized protein LOC115169260 isoform X2, translated as MIQPCVFILLVNTVCSQSNSETMEQQAKSDPVHPGDSVTLQCIVLSETCTGEHSVYWFRAGSGDSHPGVIYTHGNRSDECKKSPETPSPTQSCVYSHSKNNLSLSDAGTYYCAVAICGEILVGNGTKLDIENPRRNVLIPVTFILGEALLMCIVLIIYLMYTRKNKKICDCCNGTIPLQSGSEVPNSSQQSDQGNGEDMLQYSALSFPQNTTPAKAKSDAMGGESVYSDVKSFGCD; from the exons GCTCACAGTCCAACTCCGAGACCATGGAGCAACAGGCAAAGTCTGACCCAGTCCATCCAGGAGACTCTGTGACTCTGCAGTGTATAGTACTCTCTGAGACCTGCACAGGAGAACACAGTGTGTACTGGTTCAGAGCTGGATCAGGGGATTCCCATCCAGGAGTCATTTACACCCATGGGAACAGGAGTGATGAGTGTAAGAAGAGCCCTGAGACTCCCTCTCCTACGCAGAGCTGTGTCTACAGCCACTCCAAGAACAACCTCAGCCTCTCTGATGCTGGGACTTACTACTGTGCTGTGGCCATATGTGGGGAGATCCTGGTTGGCAATGGAACAAAATTGGATATTG AAAACCCCAGAAGGAATGTGCTGATTCCAGTAACATTCATCCTTGGGGAAGCACTTTTAATGTGTATCGTTCTGATAATCTACCTCATGTACACAAGGAAGAATAAGAAGATCTGTGACTGTTGTAATG GAACCATTCCACTTCAATCCGGTAGTGAAGTTCCCAATTCCAGTCAGCAAAGCGATCAG GGAAACGGTGAGGACATGCTGCAGTACTCTGCTCTGTCTTTCCCTCAAAACACAACTCCAGCCAAGGCCAAGAGTGACGCGATGGGGGGAGAGAGTGTCTACTCTGATGTGAAAAGCTTTGGATGTGACTGA
- the LOC115169260 gene encoding uncharacterized protein LOC115169260 isoform X1, giving the protein MIQPCVFILLVNTVCSQSNSETMEQQAKSDPVHPGDSVTLQCIVLSETCTGEHSVYWFRAGSGDSHPGVIYTHGNRSDECKKSPETPSPTQSCVYSHSKNNLSLSDAGTYYCAVAICGEILVGNGTKLDIENPRRNVLIPVTFILGEALLMCIVLIIYLMYTRKNKKICDCCNAGTIPLQSGSEVPNSSQQSDQGNGEDMLQYSALSFPQNTTPAKAKSDAMGGESVYSDVKSFGCD; this is encoded by the exons GCTCACAGTCCAACTCCGAGACCATGGAGCAACAGGCAAAGTCTGACCCAGTCCATCCAGGAGACTCTGTGACTCTGCAGTGTATAGTACTCTCTGAGACCTGCACAGGAGAACACAGTGTGTACTGGTTCAGAGCTGGATCAGGGGATTCCCATCCAGGAGTCATTTACACCCATGGGAACAGGAGTGATGAGTGTAAGAAGAGCCCTGAGACTCCCTCTCCTACGCAGAGCTGTGTCTACAGCCACTCCAAGAACAACCTCAGCCTCTCTGATGCTGGGACTTACTACTGTGCTGTGGCCATATGTGGGGAGATCCTGGTTGGCAATGGAACAAAATTGGATATTG AAAACCCCAGAAGGAATGTGCTGATTCCAGTAACATTCATCCTTGGGGAAGCACTTTTAATGTGTATCGTTCTGATAATCTACCTCATGTACACAAGGAAGAATAAGAAGATCTGTGACTGTTGTAATG CAGGAACCATTCCACTTCAATCCGGTAGTGAAGTTCCCAATTCCAGTCAGCAAAGCGATCAG GGAAACGGTGAGGACATGCTGCAGTACTCTGCTCTGTCTTTCCCTCAAAACACAACTCCAGCCAAGGCCAAGAGTGACGCGATGGGGGGAGAGAGTGTCTACTCTGATGTGAAAAGCTTTGGATGTGACTGA